The Balearica regulorum gibbericeps isolate bBalReg1 chromosome 12, bBalReg1.pri, whole genome shotgun sequence genome includes a region encoding these proteins:
- the COPS2 gene encoding COP9 signalosome complex subunit 2 isoform X1 has product MSDMEDDFMCDDEEDYDLEYSEDSNSEPNVDLENQYYNSKALKEDDPKAALSSFQKVLELEGEKGEWGFKALKQMIKINFKLTNFPEMMNRYKQLLTYIRSAVTRNYSEKSINSILDYISTSKQNSDFLCQMDLLQEFYETTLEALKDAKNDRLWFKTNTKLGKLYLEREEYGKLQKILRQLHQSCQTDDGEDDLKKGTQLLEIYALEIQMYTAQKNNKKLKALYEQSLHIKSAIPHPLIMGVIRECGGKMHLREGEFEKAHTDFFEAFKNYDESGSPRRTTCLKYLVLANMLMKSGINPFDSQEAKPYKNDPEILAMTNLVSAYQNNDITEFEKILKTNHSNIMDDPFIREHIEELLRNIRTQVLIKLIKPYTRIHIPFISKELNIDVADVESLLVQCILDNTIHGRIDQVNQLLELDHQKRGGARYTALDKWTNQLNSLNQAVVSKLA; this is encoded by the exons GAATATTCTGAGGACAGCAATTCTGAACCAAATGTGGATCTGGAAAATCAATACTACAATTCCAAAGCTTTGAAGGAAGATGATCCCAAGGCGGCATTAAGCAGTTTTCAGAag GTTTTGGAGCTCGAGGGTGAAAAAGGAGAATGGGGATTCAAAGCTCTGAAACAGatgattaaaataaactttaaattg actAACTTTCCTGAAATGATGAACAGATATAAACAGCTATTGACCTACATACGGAGTGCAGTTACAAGAAATTACTCTGAAAAATCCATCAATTCTATTCTTGATTATATCTCTACTTCCAAGCAG aattctgattttttatGTCAGATGGATTTGCTTCAGGAATTCTATGAAACAACACTTGAAGCTCTGAAAGATGCTAAGAATGATAGATTGTGGTTTAAGACAAACACAAAG cttGGCAAATTATATTTAGAACGAGAAGAATATGGCAAGTTACAAAAGATTTTGCGTCAGCTACATCAGTCATGCCAG ACTGATGATGGGGAAGATGATCTAAAAAAAGGTACTCAACTACTGGAAATCTATGCTTTGGAAATTCAAATGtatacagcacagaaaaataacaaaaaacttAAAGCACTATATGAACAGTCATTGCACATCAAGTCAGCCATTCCTCATCCACTGATCATGGGAGTTATCAGAG aatgtGGAGGCAAAATGCACTTAAGAGAAGGAGAGTTTGAAAAGGcacatactgatttttttgaagCATTCAAGAATTATGATGAATCAGGGAGCCCCAGAAGAACCACTTGCTTAAAATACTTGGTCTTAGCAAACATGCTCATGAAATCTGGAATAAATCCATTTGACTCTCAGGag GCTAAACCATACAAAAATGATCCAGAGATTCTTGCAATGACGAATTTAGTAAG tgcctATCAGAATAACGACATCACTGAATTTGAGAagattctgaaaacaaatcacaGCAACATCATGGACGATCCCTTCATAAGGGAACACATTGAAG aGCTTTTGCGAAACATCAGAACACAAGTgcttataaaattaattaagccTTACACAAGAATAcatattccttttatttctaag gagtTAAACATAGATGTAGCTGATGTGGAAAGCTTGCTTGTGCAGTGCATATTGGATAA CACTATACATGGCCGAATTGATCAAGTCAACCAGCTCCTAGAACTGGATCATCAGAAGAGAGGTGGTGCACGGTATACTGCGTTAGATAAATGGACCAACCAACTAAATTCTCTCAACCAGGCTGTAGTCAGCAAGCTGGCCTaa
- the COPS2 gene encoding COP9 signalosome complex subunit 2 isoform X2, producing MSDMEDDFMCDDEEDYDLEYSEDSNSEPNVDLENQYYNSKALKEDDPKAALSSFQKVLELEGEKGEWGFKALKQMIKINFKLTNFPEMMNRYKQLLTYIRSAVTRNYSEKSINSILDYISTSKQMDLLQEFYETTLEALKDAKNDRLWFKTNTKLGKLYLEREEYGKLQKILRQLHQSCQTDDGEDDLKKGTQLLEIYALEIQMYTAQKNNKKLKALYEQSLHIKSAIPHPLIMGVIRECGGKMHLREGEFEKAHTDFFEAFKNYDESGSPRRTTCLKYLVLANMLMKSGINPFDSQEAKPYKNDPEILAMTNLVSAYQNNDITEFEKILKTNHSNIMDDPFIREHIEELLRNIRTQVLIKLIKPYTRIHIPFISKELNIDVADVESLLVQCILDNTIHGRIDQVNQLLELDHQKRGGARYTALDKWTNQLNSLNQAVVSKLA from the exons GAATATTCTGAGGACAGCAATTCTGAACCAAATGTGGATCTGGAAAATCAATACTACAATTCCAAAGCTTTGAAGGAAGATGATCCCAAGGCGGCATTAAGCAGTTTTCAGAag GTTTTGGAGCTCGAGGGTGAAAAAGGAGAATGGGGATTCAAAGCTCTGAAACAGatgattaaaataaactttaaattg actAACTTTCCTGAAATGATGAACAGATATAAACAGCTATTGACCTACATACGGAGTGCAGTTACAAGAAATTACTCTGAAAAATCCATCAATTCTATTCTTGATTATATCTCTACTTCCAAGCAG ATGGATTTGCTTCAGGAATTCTATGAAACAACACTTGAAGCTCTGAAAGATGCTAAGAATGATAGATTGTGGTTTAAGACAAACACAAAG cttGGCAAATTATATTTAGAACGAGAAGAATATGGCAAGTTACAAAAGATTTTGCGTCAGCTACATCAGTCATGCCAG ACTGATGATGGGGAAGATGATCTAAAAAAAGGTACTCAACTACTGGAAATCTATGCTTTGGAAATTCAAATGtatacagcacagaaaaataacaaaaaacttAAAGCACTATATGAACAGTCATTGCACATCAAGTCAGCCATTCCTCATCCACTGATCATGGGAGTTATCAGAG aatgtGGAGGCAAAATGCACTTAAGAGAAGGAGAGTTTGAAAAGGcacatactgatttttttgaagCATTCAAGAATTATGATGAATCAGGGAGCCCCAGAAGAACCACTTGCTTAAAATACTTGGTCTTAGCAAACATGCTCATGAAATCTGGAATAAATCCATTTGACTCTCAGGag GCTAAACCATACAAAAATGATCCAGAGATTCTTGCAATGACGAATTTAGTAAG tgcctATCAGAATAACGACATCACTGAATTTGAGAagattctgaaaacaaatcacaGCAACATCATGGACGATCCCTTCATAAGGGAACACATTGAAG aGCTTTTGCGAAACATCAGAACACAAGTgcttataaaattaattaagccTTACACAAGAATAcatattccttttatttctaag gagtTAAACATAGATGTAGCTGATGTGGAAAGCTTGCTTGTGCAGTGCATATTGGATAA CACTATACATGGCCGAATTGATCAAGTCAACCAGCTCCTAGAACTGGATCATCAGAAGAGAGGTGGTGCACGGTATACTGCGTTAGATAAATGGACCAACCAACTAAATTCTCTCAACCAGGCTGTAGTCAGCAAGCTGGCCTaa